Within the Planctomycetota bacterium genome, the region GTCGATCCCCAGCCAGGATTCTTGGATGCGGTTCGCCGTTTGTGTCAAGAATGCGGCGCCGTGTTGGTCTTCGACGAAATCACCGTCGGCTGGAGGATGGCGCTGGGGGGTGCGCACCTGCACTATGGTGTCGAACCTGACATCGCCGTGTTTGCCAAGGCGCTTGGCAACGGACATCCGATCGGTGCGATCATCGGACGTCGTCCGATGATGCAAGCGGCGCAAACGTCATTCATCTCGAGCACCTATTGGACCGAGGGCGTGGGGCCAGCGGCCGCGTTGGCGACGGTTCGCAAACTCGAACGCATGAATGCTCCAGAACACCTGCGCAAGCTGGGCCAGCAGATGCGCGCGGGGTGGCTGAAACTGGGCCGCGAGCACGGTGTGCCAGTGAAAGTCACAGGTCATCCGGCGATTCTCTCGCTTGGTTTTGACCATGAAAATGCCGCGGCACTCGGTACTTTGGTAACGGTGCGGATGCTCGACCACGGCTTCCTCACCGGCGGTGGGTTCTATCCCAGCTTGGCTCACGAGGCGCGGCACGTTGACGCCTATTTGACGGCCCTCGACGGCGTGTTCGCGGAACTCGCCGAAGCATTACGACGCAATGATGTGCAATCACGCCTCGAGGGGCGCGTGCGTCATACTGGCTTTGCCCGCCTGACTTGACCGCGCGGGTCGACGCGGTAATTGGCGTCTTGCCCTCAAGGGGCGCTGAGGTAGTGTCCCAACTGGCAAGTTCCATCCGCCGCTTCGTTTCCCGCGAGCGAATTGGGGCCATCGTCGCCCGCGGCGCCAAATCCGCTTTGGAAACCTGGAGCCCGTGGCTCGGGGCAATCGTCTTATTGACTCCTTCCCGAGTCGCCCTGACCTCGCCCCTCGGCAATGCCGCCCGTGGGACTTGAACCCACACGTCTTTCGACACAGGCTCCTAAGACCTGCGTGTCTGCCAATTCCACCAGAGCGGCGAATCAGGAAATTGTAGCCGCCGGAAAAGGTTACATCAACGGACATGCCGGTTGCGAACGAAAACTGACAGCAAACCTGCATCGCAAAAGCGCGTGTTCTCGTCGCTGGCAATCAACCACTCGGTGCAACCACCTTCGCGAAGAATTGAACAAAGTCGTTGCCAGCGCCTAGTTCGGCCCGTGAGCCCGCGTCGTCGCGATTCCGCCAGGGCCTGCGGCGGCGACCTGCTCCGCTCGCAGGTGTTTCCCGTGAACTGAGCGGCTTCTGCTTGGCTGCTTGATCGTCGGCGCTCGGCGCCAGTACACCATGCGGACTTCCCAGCAACCGCTCAACGGCCGACAACGAAGCGGCCGCTCGTGTGGAAGTTCTTGGGCAGAGGCTTCACGCCCAATCCCAGTTCCAGAAAACCCACGCCAGGCGCGGAATTGATACTGGCGATGGCCTGAAATACAATGCGCATACTCAATTTGCCAGCAATATCGTGCAAGATGGTCCTGAAAATGCGACTGGTTTTATAGAACGTCACCCGAGCGTGCGGACGCGAATACTTATCAAAGCGATGGCCCTGCTGGGGTATTGGGAAGTATTTGACATGAAGACGTCCATCCCCCCTATCAGTTCACCCTGAGGCCGGACGAGAGGCGATCCCCGCGGTTCCGATTGCCCGTGTCGCGCCCCACAACTGGACGGGACCACTCGGCGAAGCAAGGAAAACAGACAGCAATGGCAGCCAAGGCAAAATAGTCGTGACCCCACCTAGCCGCGATCGAATGAAATCCGCGTTCCGTTTTCTCCTTGTCACCGGCTGCATCCTGGCGGTGGCCGCGTTCTGCCTTGCACAGCGGGGTGGCGATCCGATCGAGGGCCTGCTGGTGACGCTTGGGCGGCGAGGCGTGAACATGGACGCGGAACTCGTGAAGCTCAACGACCTCGCCGCACTGCGCGGCGAGCCACAAAAGGCGCGGCCGCTCTATCTCGAAGTGAAGGCGGCGCTCGAGGCAAAGGAGGCGGCGTTTTCCCGTGAAGCCGCGCGCAAGCCGGACGATAAACTGATCGCGCAGCTCGCCGCGGGAAAGGATCGCGTGCTCGCCGTGACGGCGCATCCCGATGACGAGAACATGATGAGCGGCCTGCTCGCCTTCGCGCACGACCACGGCTGCGCGGTGCGGCTGCTCTGCCTCACGCGCGGCGAACAAGGCGAAAACCCCCACTCCGCCGGACTGCGCGGCGACGCGCTCGGCGAGAAGCGCGCGGAGGAATTGCGTGGCGCGACGTCGGCGCTCGGCATCGAGTACCGCATCGCGGACTTCCGCAATGGGGCGTTTCGCGCGAAGTTTCCAGACCGCAAACTCTGGCTCCCCGCGGACGTGCTTGCGGCGTGGGACCAGGAGCCGGGCCCGGAGCGCGTGGTGGCGGACGAGGCGCGGGACTTTGCGGCGACGGTCATCCTCACCATCGAGCCGAACTGGGGCTGGACCGGCCACGCCGAGCATCGCGCCGCGGCGGAACTCGCGCGCCGGGCAGCGCGACAACTCGGCGCGCAGTTGGCGTACGCGGTCACCTCGGACGCGGCATTCACCGACGCCTTTGCGACGGCGACGACGGCGCGCCCGGCTGACAAGGCCCAGACGTATTGGGCGCTCAAACTCGCCGCCGCGCGCCGCCACGAGTCGCAATTCCGTTTGCCTGCCACCGCCGAGGCGCACCCCGAGCAAGCGCGCGACCTCAGCACGGAGCATTTTCTCCGCGTCGCCCAGCCATGAGACTCGTCACGAAAACATCCATCACGCGGCCAACGCTCGCGGGAGTCCTGCCATGAAACGCCCCACCTTCCCCCACGTGCAACGACGCACTTTCCTCCAACTTGCCGCCGCCGCGTGCGGCCGCGCGTTGTTCGCCGCGGAAAACAAAACGCGCCAGCCCCTGCTGACGCTCGCGAATGGCCAGCCGGTGAAAACACCCGCCGATTGGCAAACACGCCGCGCGGCAATCCTCGCCGCGGCCCAGGAGGTCATGGGACCGCTGCCGGGCGCGGAGAAGCGATGCGCGCTCGACGTGGAAGTGAGCGAGGAG harbors:
- a CDS encoding PIG-L family deacetylase, whose product is MKSAFRFLLVTGCILAVAAFCLAQRGGDPIEGLLVTLGRRGVNMDAELVKLNDLAALRGEPQKARPLYLEVKAALEAKEAAFSREAARKPDDKLIAQLAAGKDRVLAVTAHPDDENMMSGLLAFAHDHGCAVRLLCLTRGEQGENPHSAGLRGDALGEKRAEELRGATSALGIEYRIADFRNGAFRAKFPDRKLWLPADVLAAWDQEPGPERVVADEARDFAATVILTIEPNWGWTGHAEHRAAAELARRAARQLGAQLAYAVTSDAAFTDAFATATTARPADKAQTYWALKLAAARRHESQFRLPATAEAHPEQARDLSTEHFLRVAQP